A genomic segment from Spinacia oleracea cultivar Varoflay chromosome 3, BTI_SOV_V1, whole genome shotgun sequence encodes:
- the LOC110801060 gene encoding LEAF RUST 10 DISEASE-RESISTANCEUS RECEPTOR-LIKE PROTEIN KINASE-like 1.1 isoform X2, which yields MASASVGLIFLVCNFVVLHLSAEEEKEHVCPSTFQCGEFGPWYRIKNTFSNNKSFLLSDYSLQYVATSNRCHVFQGSTFHLPKSTSLIFTNLHNITLWKCHKTFNRNHSVPRILACPNFSIYHSNHSDDVTSFLSCKPFQYPLFLMLELSDKCSRCVTGGGRCQDLKNHKFHCINKRKERRKLRLLLGLGISGGIIVVTVLGLLFWCLKKVKLRSLGMGSGNIGKQTMRMKTNIEGSKVYFSVPVFSYSELEEATNNFDPTRELGDGGFGTVYYGKLVDGREVAVKRLYERNCRQLELYMNEIEILACLRHQNLVTLYGCTSRRSRELLLVYEYVSNGTVADHLNGEQSICGTLTWPVRMRIAIETATALSYLHASDVIHRDVKTQNILLDTNFSVKVADFGLSRLFPMDVTHISTAPQGTPGYLDPEYHQCYQLTDKSDVYSFGVVLVELISSLPAVDLTRKEDEINLSYYAMKRIQCCAFDELVDKRLGFDSNYKVKRMTTLVAELAFQCLQHRKDFRPSMDEVLETLKRIESADYEVRKAAEEKEENDVWLFRNMENLQSPNSAMYKWGSSNSITPTASR from the exons ATGGCTTCCGCTTCTGTTGGCCTGATTTTTCTTGTCTGTAACTTTGTAGTATTACATCTTTCAGCTGAAGAAGAAAAGGAGCATGTCTGTCCATCTACCTTTCAGTGTGGAGAATTTG GACCTTGGTATAGAATCAAGAATACCTTTTCGAATAACAAGAGTTTCCTTCTCAGTGATTACTCTCTCCAATATGTCGCCACTTCTAACAGATGTCATGTCTTTCAAGGCAGTACGTTTCACCTTCCCAAATCTACTTCTCTCATCTTCACAAACCTGCATAATATTACACTGTGGAAGTGTCACAAGACCTTTAATAGGAATCACAGTGTTCCCCGTATACTTGCTTGTCCTAATTTCAGCATTTATCACAGTAATCACTCAGATGATGTCACAAGTTTTCTTAGCTGTAAGCCTTTTCAGTATCCGCTGTTTCTGATGCTGGAATTGTCTGACAAATGTTCCCGCTGTGTTACTGGAGGAGGCCGTTGTCAGGATCTCAAAAATCACAAATTTCATTGCATCAACAAGCGAAAAG AAAGGAGGAAACTCAGACTACTACTGGGATTAG GCATTTCAGGAGGAATCATTGTTGTTACAGTCCTTGGGCTGCTATTCTGGTGTCTAAAGAAAGTGAAACTCAGATCACTAGGAATGGGTTCCGGGAACATTGGTAAGCAAACTATGAGAATGAAAACAAACATTGAAGGGAGCAAGGTGTATTTTAGTGTTCCAGTCTTCTCTTACAGTGAACTCGAAGAAGCAACAAATAATTTTGATCCAACTAGAGAGCTTGGAGACGGAGGCTTTGGAACTGTTTATTACG GGAAACTAGTAGATGGGAGGGAAGTCGCAGTAAAGCGCCTATATGAGAGAAACTGCAGGCAGCTTGAACTGTACATGAATGAGATTGAAATCCTTGCCTGTTTGCGTCATCAGAATCTGGTAACCCTTTATGGGTGCACTTCACGTCGAAGCAGAGAACTCCTCCTTGTGTATGAATATGTTTCAAATGGTACAGTGGCTGATCACTTGAATGGTGAGCAATCAATTTGTGGAACACTCACTTGGCCTGTCCGTATGAGGATTGCTATAGAAACAGCTACAGCATTGTCTTATCTCCATGCCTCAGATGTAATACACCGGGATGTTAAAACCCAAAACATTCTATTAGACACCAACTTTAGTGTTAAGGTAGCAGATTTTGGGTTATCAAGACTCTTCCCAATGGATGTTACTCATATATCCACTGCTCCACAAGGTACTCCTGGATATCTTGATCCTGAGTACCATCAATGTTACCAGTTGACTGATAAAAGTGATGTATATAGCTTTGGGGTTGTTCTTGTTGAGCTCATTTCATCATTGCCAGCTGTTGATTTAACCAGGAAAGAAGATGAAATCAACTTGTCATATTATgcaatgaagagaattcagtgTTGTGCATTTGATGAGTTAGTTGATAAACGCCTAGGATTTGACTCGAATTATAAGGTAAAGAGGATGACTACTTTGGTGGCGGAGCTTGCATTTCAGTGTTTGCAACACAGAAAAGATTTCAGGCCCTCCATGGATGAGGTTTTAGAAACGCTGAAGAGGATTGAGAGTGCAGATTATGAAGTCCGTAAGGCAGCAGAGGAAAAGGAAGAGAACGATGTTTGGCTATTCAGGAATATGGAAAACCTACAATCACCAAATTCTGCCATGTATAAATGGGGAAGTAGCAACTCCATCACACCCACAGCCAGCAGATGA
- the LOC110801060 gene encoding LEAF RUST 10 DISEASE-RESISTANCEUS RECEPTOR-LIKE PROTEIN KINASE-like 1.1 isoform X1, producing the protein MASASVGLIFLVCNFVVLHLSAEEEKEHVCPSTFQCGEFGTYSYPFTTAFNPRCGICVINCTDTFPTIGLSSTGPWYRIKNTFSNNKSFLLSDYSLQYVATSNRCHVFQGSTFHLPKSTSLIFTNLHNITLWKCHKTFNRNHSVPRILACPNFSIYHSNHSDDVTSFLSCKPFQYPLFLMLELSDKCSRCVTGGGRCQDLKNHKFHCINKRKERRKLRLLLGLGISGGIIVVTVLGLLFWCLKKVKLRSLGMGSGNIGKQTMRMKTNIEGSKVYFSVPVFSYSELEEATNNFDPTRELGDGGFGTVYYGKLVDGREVAVKRLYERNCRQLELYMNEIEILACLRHQNLVTLYGCTSRRSRELLLVYEYVSNGTVADHLNGEQSICGTLTWPVRMRIAIETATALSYLHASDVIHRDVKTQNILLDTNFSVKVADFGLSRLFPMDVTHISTAPQGTPGYLDPEYHQCYQLTDKSDVYSFGVVLVELISSLPAVDLTRKEDEINLSYYAMKRIQCCAFDELVDKRLGFDSNYKVKRMTTLVAELAFQCLQHRKDFRPSMDEVLETLKRIESADYEVRKAAEEKEENDVWLFRNMENLQSPNSAMYKWGSSNSITPTASR; encoded by the exons ATGGCTTCCGCTTCTGTTGGCCTGATTTTTCTTGTCTGTAACTTTGTAGTATTACATCTTTCAGCTGAAGAAGAAAAGGAGCATGTCTGTCCATCTACCTTTCAGTGTGGAGAATTTGGTACGTACAGTTACCCCTTCACCACAGCCTTCAACCCCCGTTGTGGGATTTGTGTGATCAACTGTACTGATACTTTTCCGACGATTGGTTTATCATCCACAGGACCTTGGTATAGAATCAAGAATACCTTTTCGAATAACAAGAGTTTCCTTCTCAGTGATTACTCTCTCCAATATGTCGCCACTTCTAACAGATGTCATGTCTTTCAAGGCAGTACGTTTCACCTTCCCAAATCTACTTCTCTCATCTTCACAAACCTGCATAATATTACACTGTGGAAGTGTCACAAGACCTTTAATAGGAATCACAGTGTTCCCCGTATACTTGCTTGTCCTAATTTCAGCATTTATCACAGTAATCACTCAGATGATGTCACAAGTTTTCTTAGCTGTAAGCCTTTTCAGTATCCGCTGTTTCTGATGCTGGAATTGTCTGACAAATGTTCCCGCTGTGTTACTGGAGGAGGCCGTTGTCAGGATCTCAAAAATCACAAATTTCATTGCATCAACAAGCGAAAAG AAAGGAGGAAACTCAGACTACTACTGGGATTAG GCATTTCAGGAGGAATCATTGTTGTTACAGTCCTTGGGCTGCTATTCTGGTGTCTAAAGAAAGTGAAACTCAGATCACTAGGAATGGGTTCCGGGAACATTGGTAAGCAAACTATGAGAATGAAAACAAACATTGAAGGGAGCAAGGTGTATTTTAGTGTTCCAGTCTTCTCTTACAGTGAACTCGAAGAAGCAACAAATAATTTTGATCCAACTAGAGAGCTTGGAGACGGAGGCTTTGGAACTGTTTATTACG GGAAACTAGTAGATGGGAGGGAAGTCGCAGTAAAGCGCCTATATGAGAGAAACTGCAGGCAGCTTGAACTGTACATGAATGAGATTGAAATCCTTGCCTGTTTGCGTCATCAGAATCTGGTAACCCTTTATGGGTGCACTTCACGTCGAAGCAGAGAACTCCTCCTTGTGTATGAATATGTTTCAAATGGTACAGTGGCTGATCACTTGAATGGTGAGCAATCAATTTGTGGAACACTCACTTGGCCTGTCCGTATGAGGATTGCTATAGAAACAGCTACAGCATTGTCTTATCTCCATGCCTCAGATGTAATACACCGGGATGTTAAAACCCAAAACATTCTATTAGACACCAACTTTAGTGTTAAGGTAGCAGATTTTGGGTTATCAAGACTCTTCCCAATGGATGTTACTCATATATCCACTGCTCCACAAGGTACTCCTGGATATCTTGATCCTGAGTACCATCAATGTTACCAGTTGACTGATAAAAGTGATGTATATAGCTTTGGGGTTGTTCTTGTTGAGCTCATTTCATCATTGCCAGCTGTTGATTTAACCAGGAAAGAAGATGAAATCAACTTGTCATATTATgcaatgaagagaattcagtgTTGTGCATTTGATGAGTTAGTTGATAAACGCCTAGGATTTGACTCGAATTATAAGGTAAAGAGGATGACTACTTTGGTGGCGGAGCTTGCATTTCAGTGTTTGCAACACAGAAAAGATTTCAGGCCCTCCATGGATGAGGTTTTAGAAACGCTGAAGAGGATTGAGAGTGCAGATTATGAAGTCCGTAAGGCAGCAGAGGAAAAGGAAGAGAACGATGTTTGGCTATTCAGGAATATGGAAAACCTACAATCACCAAATTCTGCCATGTATAAATGGGGAAGTAGCAACTCCATCACACCCACAGCCAGCAGATGA